One segment of Shewanella piezotolerans WP3 DNA contains the following:
- the norR gene encoding nitric oxide reductase transcriptional regulator NorR, whose product MSEISSAALVQLALDLTNSLTNHDRFERLLNTVRHTVNCDAVVLLHVQGEYLKPLALQGLTKETLGRRFEIAAHPRFELISSSQTPVRFAADSKLADPYDGLLLSHEGDLPVHACMGLPLLSDDKLIGILTLDSMVPNVFDEIPKRTLDIIAAMSAATLNTAILLQQLELLSKHNQQVVAELTHEALVKDGGELIGNSEIMVKLKREIEMVAASNFSILIEGETGVGKELVARTLHRQSSRSEGPLVYVNCAALPESLIESELFGHVKGAFTGADRNRTGKFSLASGGTIFLDEIGELPLAVQSKLLRALQNQEIQVVGKDDVEYVDVRILAATNRQLKVEVEQGRFRADLYHRLSVYPVIVPPLRQREGDISLLSGYFIELTRRKLGMSQLTLNASAIKMLNQYDWPGNVRELEHVISRAALRARSESTAAIVRIGLTHLALLLSTNPQGDDSKNKAEDSALEIEVLAQGNLKQQTDDFQRQRILQTMTQYHGNWSATAKALQMDRANLNRLAKRLGIRVSKSIVIDNNDGGLGNG is encoded by the coding sequence GTGAGTGAAATATCTTCTGCTGCTTTGGTGCAACTCGCGCTAGATCTCACCAACAGCCTGACAAATCATGACAGGTTTGAGCGCTTGCTTAATACGGTGCGTCATACTGTTAATTGCGACGCTGTAGTGCTGCTGCATGTGCAAGGTGAGTATTTGAAGCCGCTAGCACTACAAGGTCTGACTAAAGAAACTTTAGGACGTCGATTTGAAATCGCAGCTCATCCAAGATTCGAGCTGATATCTTCATCGCAAACACCGGTTCGTTTTGCAGCTGACAGCAAGCTAGCGGATCCTTATGATGGCCTACTGCTTTCCCATGAAGGTGACCTCCCTGTGCATGCTTGTATGGGGTTACCATTATTGTCAGATGACAAGCTGATCGGTATTTTGACTTTAGACAGTATGGTCCCCAATGTATTTGATGAGATCCCTAAGCGTACACTAGACATTATTGCTGCTATGTCAGCAGCCACCTTAAACACAGCGATATTATTGCAGCAGCTTGAACTGCTTTCTAAACATAATCAGCAGGTTGTTGCTGAGCTGACCCACGAAGCATTAGTTAAAGACGGTGGCGAGCTAATCGGTAACAGCGAGATCATGGTTAAACTCAAACGTGAAATCGAGATGGTTGCCGCCTCTAATTTTTCTATTTTAATCGAGGGAGAAACTGGCGTCGGCAAGGAGCTGGTGGCAAGAACTCTACATCGCCAATCTAGCCGAAGTGAAGGGCCTTTGGTGTATGTTAACTGTGCCGCGCTACCTGAAAGCCTAATTGAGAGTGAGCTATTTGGTCACGTCAAAGGTGCATTTACAGGTGCGGATCGAAATCGAACCGGTAAGTTCAGCCTAGCCAGCGGCGGCACCATATTTTTAGATGAAATTGGCGAGTTGCCATTAGCGGTACAGAGTAAGTTACTTAGGGCGCTGCAGAATCAAGAGATCCAAGTTGTCGGTAAAGACGATGTAGAGTATGTCGACGTGCGTATTCTTGCTGCAACCAATAGACAATTAAAAGTCGAGGTAGAGCAGGGGCGTTTTCGCGCCGATCTGTATCACCGTCTGAGTGTGTATCCCGTTATTGTCCCGCCATTAAGGCAGCGTGAAGGCGACATCAGTTTGCTTAGTGGCTACTTTATTGAATTAACGCGGCGTAAGCTTGGCATGAGTCAGTTGACCCTAAACGCTAGCGCGATAAAAATGCTAAACCAATATGACTGGCCCGGTAATGTACGTGAGCTCGAGCACGTTATTAGCCGAGCTGCGTTGCGAGCGAGAAGTGAGAGCACTGCAGCGATAGTGCGTATTGGACTCACCCATTTAGCTCTATTGTTATCGACTAACCCTCAAGGTGATGATAGCAAGAATAAAGCTGAAGACTCAGCACTGGAAATCGAGGTGTTAGCACAGGGAAACCTTAAGCAGCAGACTGATGACTTTCAGCGGCAACGTATTTTGCAAACCATGACTCAGTATCATGGTAACTGGTCTGCAACCGCTAAAGCGCTGCAGATGGATCGTGCTAACTTAAATCGTTTGGCAAAACGTTTGGGTATACGTGTGAGCAAGAGTATCGTTATTGATAACAATGATGGTGGGCTGGGCAATGGATAA
- a CDS encoding nitroreductase family protein — protein MSEEHHPLTDFIEYPEHEMLERAEQHYQDIKRRHSIRKFSDRAVPQALIEKCILAAGTAPNGANHQPWHFVAINSSEVKAQIRHEAEALEQAFYAGRAGEEWLDALKPLGTNASKPYLEHAPWLIAIFSKKRSEEEGEQKTNYYVHESVGIATGFLIQALHNAGLGTLTHTPKPMSFLSKVCGRDSANERPYMLIIAGYPSEDATVPEHALQKKPLAEICDFI, from the coding sequence ATGTCGGAAGAGCATCATCCATTAACGGATTTTATCGAGTACCCCGAGCATGAAATGCTTGAGAGAGCTGAGCAACACTATCAAGACATAAAGCGTCGCCACTCGATTCGTAAGTTCTCAGATAGAGCCGTTCCACAAGCGCTAATTGAAAAATGCATTTTGGCCGCGGGAACAGCCCCCAATGGTGCTAATCATCAGCCTTGGCACTTTGTTGCTATCAATAGCTCTGAGGTTAAGGCTCAGATCCGCCATGAGGCTGAAGCGTTAGAGCAAGCTTTTTATGCTGGGCGTGCCGGAGAGGAGTGGCTCGATGCGCTTAAGCCATTAGGCACTAATGCCAGTAAACCCTACCTTGAGCATGCTCCTTGGTTAATTGCTATTTTCAGTAAGAAACGCAGTGAAGAGGAAGGCGAGCAGAAAACCAATTATTATGTACATGAATCGGTTGGTATTGCGACTGGTTTTTTGATCCAAGCATTGCACAATGCAGGGCTAGGAACGCTTACTCATACGCCTAAGCCTATGTCTTTTCTTAGTAAAGTCTGCGGCAGAGACAGTGCCAATGAGCGGCCTTATATGTTGATTATCGCAGGTTATCCAAGTGAAGATGCGACGGTTCCTGAACATGCATTACAAAAGAAGCCGCTGGCAGAGATCTGCGATTTTATCTAA
- the rimJ gene encoding ribosomal protein S5-alanine N-acetyltransferase, whose product MNSPVSITMPIIETERSMMLLLAPEKAQLMLDYYLENRMHLNPWEPQRDSGFYRLEHWQQQLTDNRRLFAIGSALKLVVLNKNASEVIGVCNFTNIQRGIFQACNLGYSVAAKYQGQGYMREILQAALAYVFDELNLHRVMANYMTSNQRSAALLKQLGFKQEGLAKSYLKIAGIWQDHVLTAKINPAH is encoded by the coding sequence ATGAATAGCCCTGTAAGCATAACTATGCCTATCATTGAAACTGAGAGAAGTATGATGCTGCTTTTGGCGCCAGAAAAGGCCCAGCTAATGCTTGACTACTATTTAGAAAACCGAATGCACCTCAACCCTTGGGAACCACAAAGAGACAGTGGTTTTTATCGCTTAGAGCATTGGCAGCAGCAACTAACAGACAATCGTCGCCTGTTTGCAATAGGCTCTGCTTTAAAGCTAGTTGTGCTCAATAAAAATGCTAGTGAAGTCATCGGGGTCTGCAACTTTACCAATATCCAAAGGGGTATTTTTCAAGCTTGTAATCTGGGTTACTCGGTTGCAGCCAAATATCAAGGTCAAGGTTATATGCGCGAAATTCTGCAAGCAGCGCTGGCCTATGTGTTTGATGAGCTAAATTTACATCGGGTGATGGCGAATTATATGACAAGCAATCAGCGCAGTGCTGCATTGCTCAAACAATTAGGGTTTAAACAAGAAGGGTTGGCGAAATCCTATTTAAAAATAGCCGGGATCTGGCAAGATCACGTGCTAACAGCCAAAATCAACCCAGCCCATTAA
- a CDS encoding NnrS family protein, translating into MQTISSAKTKQILSASGEVEAVVIKPDSLLSKISDMPIWELAFRPWFLAATLSSVLSIAAWLLFLHGQLPSLATTGLSPVVWHIHEMLFGFAATIAVGFLLTAAQTWTNRRSINGLPLIALTLIWLAVRGLLWSNDPKLQLAAVALQASWWLISIGYLASMVIKAKSSRNYQFIPLLTAMMSFNIGFLLADINGYTELAMHLSRCAILLFCLLVGIIGGRVIPFFTGRGAENAKVKPTPQLDKWLPWVSLLGLAVFFTGYFIELPFTPATLLMLAGAMHLLRLLNWNSLATIKVPLLWSLHGSYLALGLGLIALGASYHIDALRFADALHLITVGTLGAMILAMIARVSLGHTGRPLKPHFSINIAFMLILAGALARVILPLAQQPILAWDISATCWVAAFSLFIWHYSLILVRPRPS; encoded by the coding sequence ATGCAAACGATTAGCTCTGCCAAGACCAAGCAAATACTCTCAGCCAGCGGTGAAGTAGAGGCTGTAGTAATAAAACCTGATTCATTGTTGAGCAAGATCAGCGATATGCCTATATGGGAGCTTGCTTTCAGACCTTGGTTTTTAGCTGCCACGTTATCATCTGTGCTAAGCATTGCAGCTTGGCTACTCTTTTTACATGGTCAGCTACCTAGCTTAGCAACAACGGGTCTAAGCCCTGTTGTTTGGCATATTCATGAAATGTTATTTGGTTTTGCAGCGACGATTGCGGTTGGCTTTTTGCTCACAGCCGCCCAGACCTGGACTAACCGCCGCAGCATAAACGGTTTACCATTAATAGCGCTTACACTAATCTGGCTAGCGGTACGTGGCTTACTCTGGTCGAATGACCCCAAATTACAGCTAGCAGCGGTTGCACTGCAGGCATCTTGGTGGCTTATCTCGATTGGTTATTTAGCCAGTATGGTGATTAAAGCTAAAAGCAGTCGCAACTATCAATTCATTCCATTATTAACAGCAATGATGTCATTCAATATTGGCTTTTTACTGGCTGATATAAATGGCTATACCGAGTTGGCGATGCACCTTTCTCGCTGTGCTATTTTACTGTTTTGCTTGTTAGTCGGCATCATTGGTGGCCGCGTCATTCCATTTTTCACCGGCAGAGGCGCTGAAAATGCCAAGGTAAAACCAACACCGCAACTCGATAAATGGTTACCTTGGGTTTCTCTACTCGGACTGGCCGTCTTTTTCACTGGCTACTTCATCGAACTCCCTTTTACACCAGCAACACTGTTGATGCTAGCAGGTGCCATGCATCTGTTACGCTTACTTAACTGGAACAGCCTAGCCACAATAAAAGTACCGCTGCTGTGGTCACTGCACGGTTCATACTTAGCCTTAGGACTGGGCTTGATTGCGCTCGGGGCTAGCTATCATATTGACGCGTTACGTTTTGCTGATGCGCTGCACTTAATCACGGTGGGCACCTTAGGTGCGATGATCCTCGCGATGATCGCGCGCGTCTCATTAGGTCATACAGGTCGGCCACTCAAGCCTCACTTTTCAATCAATATCGCTTTTATGCTTATTCTTGCAGGTGCTTTGGCACGAGTAATATTACCGTTAGCTCAGCAGCCTATTTTGGCTTGGGATATCAGTGCTACTTGCTGGGTAGCCGCCTTCAGTTTATTCATCTGGCACTACAGCTTAATACTTGTGCGCCCAAGGCCGAGCTAA
- a CDS encoding PH domain-containing protein, whose product MGLLDSLMGNASEVNLKELTEELSPIMAENEGLHLAYKVVRDMFVFTNKRLILIDKQGMTGKKTSYHSIPYKAITHFEVETAGTFDMDAELKLWISGQKDPLIKELKRGTDVVGIQKTIANFSL is encoded by the coding sequence ATGGGATTATTGGATTCATTGATGGGTAACGCCTCTGAGGTCAACCTTAAAGAACTCACCGAGGAGCTTAGCCCTATTATGGCGGAAAATGAGGGCTTACATTTAGCCTATAAAGTGGTACGCGATATGTTTGTGTTTACCAACAAGCGCCTGATCCTGATTGATAAGCAAGGCATGACAGGTAAGAAAACCAGCTATCATTCGATACCTTATAAAGCCATCACCCATTTTGAGGTGGAAACTGCCGGCACGTTTGATATGGACGCTGAGCTAAAGTTATGGATCTCAGGCCAAAAAGATCCATTAATCAAAGAGCTTAAGCGTGGTACTGATGTGGTTGGCATTCAGAAAACCATAGCTAACTTTTCACTGTAA
- a CDS encoding peptidase U32 family protein: MSNVGIFRPNEKPAGEPLAPLETNSNRLELLAPAKNADFGIEAIRHGADAVYIGGPAFGARATAGNSVEDIARLCRFAHQYHAQVFVAINTILMDEQELDAAQKLIWQVYEAGADALIVQDMGILQLDLPPIALHASTQMDNRNPEKVAFLEQVGFSQVVLARELGLSQIRDVAAKTNMQIEFFIHGALCVAYSGLCNLSHSFSNRSANRGECSQLCRLPGDLKTRQGEVLAQNEHLLSLKDNNQTDNLEALIDAGVRSFKIEGRLKDLSYVKNVTAHYRQELDKIIAKRPEFSASSHGRCEHTFTPDPEKTFNRGKTDYFVHERSQGMNDFRSPKYIGEEVATVKRIGKDFIEVASEHTFNNGDGLCFFPSNYAEAKQSDDKLKGLRVNRADGLKLFVARMPKELQVGMTIYRNHNQAFEAVLSKESAKRIIGVDITLSDSDEGVSLTMTDVYGHTATQSLVCEKTPATDVEKALKGLRKQLGKLGSTDFNAQQINIETAQAWFIPTSVLNGLRRDTVAALELARVNDYQRPKAWEYNRDAVYPMKHLSYLGNVANDKAKAFYQRHGVIDIQDTYEKNGVTEDVPLMVTKHCLRFNFNLCPKEVPGIKADPMVLEIGKDVLKLVFDCPKCEMLVVAENRQVPSSQKV; encoded by the coding sequence ATGAGCAATGTTGGCATCTTCAGACCTAATGAAAAGCCTGCTGGTGAGCCTTTGGCGCCTCTAGAAACCAATTCTAATCGTCTTGAGTTGTTAGCGCCGGCTAAAAATGCAGACTTTGGTATTGAAGCTATTCGCCATGGTGCCGATGCTGTATATATCGGTGGTCCTGCATTTGGTGCGCGCGCCACTGCAGGTAATAGCGTTGAAGATATCGCTCGGCTTTGTCGCTTCGCTCATCAATATCACGCACAAGTGTTTGTGGCGATTAACACCATTTTGATGGATGAACAGGAGCTAGATGCTGCGCAAAAGCTCATCTGGCAAGTGTATGAAGCCGGAGCGGATGCATTAATTGTGCAAGATATGGGGATTTTACAGCTCGACTTGCCACCGATTGCACTGCATGCCAGTACGCAGATGGATAACCGAAATCCTGAAAAAGTGGCATTTTTAGAGCAAGTTGGTTTCTCTCAAGTGGTACTCGCGCGTGAACTTGGCTTGAGCCAGATCCGAGATGTTGCTGCCAAAACCAACATGCAAATTGAGTTCTTTATTCATGGTGCGCTATGTGTTGCCTACAGTGGCCTGTGTAATTTAAGTCACTCTTTCAGTAACCGCAGTGCAAACCGCGGTGAATGTTCACAACTTTGCCGCCTTCCTGGCGATCTGAAAACCCGTCAGGGTGAAGTTTTGGCGCAGAACGAACATCTACTGTCGCTTAAAGATAATAACCAAACGGATAACTTGGAAGCGTTAATTGATGCCGGTGTACGCTCATTTAAAATTGAAGGCCGCCTTAAAGATCTCAGCTACGTAAAAAATGTGACTGCTCATTATCGCCAAGAGTTAGACAAGATTATCGCTAAGCGTCCGGAGTTTAGTGCATCATCCCATGGTCGTTGCGAACATACCTTTACGCCTGATCCAGAGAAAACTTTCAACCGTGGCAAAACCGATTATTTTGTCCATGAACGTAGCCAGGGGATGAACGACTTTCGTTCACCAAAATATATTGGTGAAGAGGTCGCAACCGTTAAGCGCATAGGCAAAGATTTTATTGAAGTCGCCTCGGAACATACGTTCAACAATGGTGATGGCCTATGCTTTTTCCCAAGTAACTACGCCGAAGCTAAACAGTCTGACGACAAGTTAAAAGGGTTGCGAGTCAATCGAGCTGACGGCTTAAAACTCTTTGTTGCCCGTATGCCTAAAGAACTGCAGGTCGGTATGACTATTTACCGCAATCATAATCAGGCCTTTGAAGCAGTATTATCCAAAGAGTCGGCTAAACGGATTATTGGTGTTGATATTACCCTTAGTGATAGTGATGAGGGGGTGTCATTGACCATGACCGATGTCTACGGTCACACTGCAACACAGTCTTTAGTTTGCGAAAAAACGCCGGCCACAGATGTTGAAAAGGCACTAAAAGGCTTACGTAAACAGCTGGGTAAGCTGGGTAGTACCGACTTTAATGCTCAACAGATTAACATTGAAACAGCACAGGCGTGGTTTATTCCTACCTCCGTACTAAATGGCTTACGACGTGACACAGTGGCAGCATTAGAGTTGGCACGAGTCAATGATTATCAACGGCCTAAAGCGTGGGAATATAATCGTGATGCGGTATACCCAATGAAGCACTTAAGCTACTTAGGTAACGTAGCCAATGATAAAGCGAAAGCGTTTTACCAACGCCATGGGGTTATCGATATTCAAGACACCTATGAGAAAAACGGTGTTACTGAAGATGTACCATTAATGGTCACTAAGCACTGCCTGCGCTTTAACTTTAATTTGTGCCCGAAAGAGGTGCCAGGGATTAAAGCCGATCCCATGGTGTTAGAGATAGGCAAAGATGTATTAAAGCTGGTTTTCGATTGCCCTAAATGCGAAATGCTGGTGGTTGCCGAAAACAGGCAAGTGCCCAGTTCGCAGAAAGTGTAA
- a CDS encoding zinc ribbon domain-containing protein: protein MQHDKWTCIKCNNREFETGEIRVSGGFWSRIFDMQNKRYYAVTCSNCSYTEFYKGKSSALGNAFDLFT from the coding sequence ATGCAACATGATAAATGGACATGTATTAAGTGTAACAATAGAGAGTTTGAAACCGGTGAAATTCGTGTGTCAGGCGGCTTTTGGTCACGTATTTTTGATATGCAGAACAAGCGTTATTACGCAGTGACTTGTAGTAACTGCAGCTATACCGAATTTTATAAAGGAAAATCTTCCGCCTTAGGTAACGCCTTCGATCTGTTTACTTAA
- a CDS encoding cupin domain-containing protein, which translates to MDKANIFGNLAKDLTREQFEPIVSTDGVLVERITSKAHVTPAGQWYDQERSEWVMVMQGAAKLEFETGEMLLLKQGDYVNIDSHVKHRVAWTCEQAETIWLAVHY; encoded by the coding sequence GTGGATAAAGCTAATATTTTTGGTAACTTGGCTAAAGATCTTACGCGAGAGCAGTTTGAGCCAATCGTAAGTACAGATGGCGTTTTAGTCGAGCGTATTACCTCTAAAGCCCACGTGACTCCCGCTGGGCAGTGGTATGATCAGGAACGCAGCGAATGGGTGATGGTGATGCAGGGCGCGGCTAAATTAGAGTTTGAAACTGGCGAAATGCTGCTCTTAAAGCAAGGCGACTATGTCAATATTGACTCCCATGTAAAGCATCGAGTCGCTTGGACATGCGAGCAAGCAGAGACAATTTGGTTAGCGGTGCATTACTAG
- a CDS encoding membrane dipeptidase produces the protein MQNLINRRQLIKGITAGTILSQLGSLPALASNERRLFVDGLCFLPDDLADLSSSKIDAYLCDISAIEAIKQPDGTTNYKRTYKACIKSIAEANSRVEANKDKLILGLNSSDIKRAKQTDRTAVFFQIQGADCVEESIDNNLNQVDEFHAKGLRALQLTHHYGNQFSGGALDNDASGGLNLPLTKAGEALIHKLNQSNILVDVSHSSPQAALDTARTSNSPIVQSHGAVRAIVNHARCSPDEVIKAIADTGGLFGVFMMSFWLTNDKVPTTDHYINHLKHVAKVAGIDAVAIANDYPLRGQKNLLKLNNNNAEGVKQYLDWWHSLREKNVLGYDVEPVHVVIPELNHIDRMERIDLALGKAGFTSNDRDKIMGQNWQRVLNEVLV, from the coding sequence ATGCAAAACCTAATTAATAGACGTCAACTGATTAAAGGGATTACCGCTGGTACAATCTTGAGCCAACTCGGTTCTCTGCCCGCGCTAGCCAGTAACGAACGGCGCCTATTTGTTGATGGCCTTTGCTTTCTTCCTGATGATTTGGCAGACCTAAGCAGCTCCAAAATTGATGCTTATCTTTGTGACATATCTGCCATTGAAGCTATTAAACAGCCCGATGGCACCACTAACTATAAGCGTACTTATAAAGCTTGCATCAAGAGCATTGCAGAGGCAAACAGCCGAGTTGAGGCTAATAAGGATAAGTTGATCCTTGGCCTAAATAGCTCAGATATCAAACGGGCAAAGCAGACCGATCGCACCGCTGTGTTTTTTCAAATCCAAGGCGCTGATTGCGTTGAGGAGAGTATTGATAACAACTTAAACCAAGTCGATGAATTTCATGCTAAAGGTCTACGCGCCCTGCAGCTTACTCACCATTACGGTAACCAATTTAGCGGCGGGGCATTGGATAACGATGCCAGTGGCGGCTTAAATCTACCGTTAACCAAAGCGGGTGAAGCGCTCATTCATAAACTCAATCAAAGCAATATTTTGGTTGATGTTAGCCATTCAAGCCCGCAAGCGGCTTTAGATACCGCAAGAACAAGCAACTCACCGATAGTGCAAAGCCATGGCGCAGTGCGGGCTATTGTTAATCATGCTCGGTGCAGCCCAGATGAAGTGATAAAGGCCATCGCCGACACAGGCGGCTTGTTTGGGGTATTTATGATGAGCTTTTGGCTTACTAACGATAAAGTACCGACAACAGACCACTATATAAACCATTTGAAGCATGTCGCTAAAGTGGCTGGGATTGATGCCGTCGCTATTGCCAATGATTACCCCCTTAGAGGCCAGAAAAATCTACTAAAACTTAATAACAACAACGCTGAAGGGGTTAAGCAGTATCTTGATTGGTGGCATAGCCTACGAGAGAAAAATGTACTCGGTTACGATGTTGAACCTGTGCATGTGGTGATCCCTGAACTGAACCATATCGATCGCATGGAGCGTATCGACTTGGCGCTCGGTAAGGCAGGCTTTACGAGTAACGACCGCGATAAGATCATGGGACAAAACTGGCAAAGAGTGCTTAATGAGGTGTTAGTATAA
- the hmpA gene encoding NO-inducible flavohemoprotein yields MLSEKHISIVKSTIPLLESAGTAITEHFYKRMFSQNPELKHIFNLSHQHSGGQPAALFNAVAAYAKNIDNLGALTGAVERIAHKHTSFNIQPEHYPIVGHHLLETLRELAPDAFTPEVEEAWGAAYGVLAGIFIEREGALYHRSANETGGWQGARQFTITDKTKESELVTSFVLTPVDGQAVIDFEPGQYLGICVEPAEHEYREMRQYSLSDKPNGKQYRISVKREAQATPGVVSNYLHDHMNVGDSLDVYPPAGDFHYEEREAPVVLISAGVGVTPMQSMLEMLAAKSFAKPVFYLHACEGVEQHSFNQRVETLGLSLDLQHHTWYRDIAHSNEVADVSNIHQGFMNFATLRDALPIDSGDYYLCGPVAFMQFAKQQLIELGVDSCRIHYEVFGPHASL; encoded by the coding sequence ATGTTATCTGAAAAACATATCAGCATAGTTAAGAGCACCATTCCATTATTAGAGTCTGCTGGTACTGCCATCACCGAACACTTTTATAAACGTATGTTTAGCCAGAATCCAGAGCTAAAACATATCTTCAACTTAAGCCACCAGCACTCTGGCGGCCAGCCTGCTGCACTTTTCAATGCTGTTGCAGCCTATGCTAAAAACATTGATAACTTGGGCGCATTAACTGGCGCCGTTGAGCGCATTGCCCATAAACACACCAGCTTTAATATTCAGCCAGAGCATTATCCAATCGTAGGTCATCACCTACTTGAAACCTTAAGAGAATTAGCACCAGATGCTTTTACTCCTGAAGTCGAAGAAGCTTGGGGTGCTGCTTACGGTGTACTCGCTGGGATCTTTATCGAGCGCGAAGGTGCCCTTTACCATAGAAGTGCCAATGAAACTGGCGGCTGGCAAGGCGCACGACAATTTACTATTACCGATAAAACGAAAGAATCAGAGCTGGTAACAAGCTTTGTGTTAACTCCTGTTGATGGCCAAGCTGTTATTGACTTTGAACCCGGCCAGTACCTTGGGATCTGTGTAGAGCCCGCTGAACATGAATATCGTGAAATGCGTCAGTACTCACTATCGGATAAACCTAATGGCAAGCAGTACCGCATATCAGTTAAGCGTGAAGCACAAGCAACACCTGGTGTAGTGTCGAACTATCTGCATGATCACATGAATGTTGGTGACAGCCTTGATGTCTATCCACCCGCTGGAGACTTTCATTACGAGGAGCGTGAAGCCCCTGTAGTACTCATTTCTGCAGGTGTAGGGGTGACTCCGATGCAATCTATGCTGGAGATGTTGGCGGCTAAGTCTTTCGCTAAGCCAGTATTCTATCTACATGCTTGCGAAGGCGTAGAACAGCACTCATTTAACCAACGTGTTGAAACGCTAGGGCTAAGTTTAGATTTACAGCATCACACATGGTACCGCGATATTGCTCATTCAAATGAAGTTGCAGATGTTAGCAACATTCACCAAGGCTTTATGAACTTTGCCACATTGAGAGATGCTCTTCCGATCGACAGTGGTGATTATTACCTATGTGGCCCCGTCGCCTTTATGCAGTTTGCCAAGCAGCAGCTGATAGAGTTAGGAGTAGATAGCTGCCGTATTCACTATGAAGTCTTTGGTCCACATGCTTCGCTATAA
- a CDS encoding AAA family ATPase, with protein MLTALAINNYRSLRDITIPLAQLNLVTGANGSGKSNLYKALRLLAQTAQGGVVNALALEGGLDSSFWAGPETLSRAMLAGEVPVEATVRQEVKRLKLGFSSDEFSYLIELGLPKPDSTTLFGLDPQIKREAIWVGNAYRPSTVLVERRSALVKSRTGKDKPAGWQTLNVHMQHSDSIFTELADPERSPEVIRLRDNIRAWRFYDHFRSDNDAPARKPQLGTRTPVLHHDGRDLASAIQTIFEVGDRDAFDTALSDAFPGAHVIIEYESNGMLSLKFHQQGLLRPLNAAELSDGTLRYLLLVAALLTPRPPELMVLNEPETSLHPDLLPALSRLIIKASERCQLWIVSHANRLINSLNQFEDCNLIELDKQLGQTEMIGQDILSKPSWRWNNRS; from the coding sequence ATGCTAACCGCACTTGCCATTAACAACTATCGCTCTTTACGCGATATCACCATACCACTAGCGCAACTCAATCTGGTGACAGGCGCTAATGGCAGTGGTAAATCCAATCTTTACAAAGCGCTAAGGCTGCTGGCGCAAACAGCCCAAGGTGGCGTGGTGAATGCGCTTGCGCTAGAAGGCGGCTTAGATTCCAGTTTTTGGGCTGGCCCTGAAACACTATCGCGCGCAATGCTCGCCGGTGAAGTCCCCGTTGAGGCAACCGTTAGGCAAGAGGTAAAGCGGTTAAAGCTTGGTTTTTCCAGCGACGAATTCAGTTATTTAATTGAGCTTGGTTTACCTAAGCCCGACTCCACTACGCTATTCGGTTTAGATCCACAAATTAAGCGTGAGGCTATTTGGGTTGGTAATGCCTACCGTCCATCCACTGTGCTGGTTGAGCGTCGCTCAGCCTTAGTAAAAAGTCGTACTGGCAAGGATAAACCTGCTGGCTGGCAAACCTTAAATGTGCATATGCAACATAGCGATAGTATCTTTACTGAGCTTGCGGATCCTGAGCGAAGCCCTGAAGTGATCCGCCTGCGCGATAACATTCGCGCTTGGCGTTTTTACGATCACTTCCGCAGTGACAATGACGCTCCCGCCCGTAAACCGCAGCTTGGCACGCGCACACCAGTGTTACACCATGACGGCAGAGACTTAGCCTCAGCGATTCAAACCATTTTTGAAGTGGGTGATAGAGACGCATTCGATACCGCGTTAAGTGACGCGTTTCCCGGCGCTCATGTCATTATCGAGTATGAATCCAATGGCATGTTGAGCCTCAAATTTCATCAACAAGGTTTGTTAAGACCGCTGAATGCGGCAGAGCTATCAGACGGGACCTTGCGTTATTTGCTATTAGTTGCCGCACTGCTCACCCCGCGCCCTCCAGAATTGATGGTACTTAATGAGCCTGAAACCAGTTTGCACCCCGATCTTCTGCCCGCCCTTTCTCGCTTAATCATTAAAGCCTCAGAGCGCTGTCAGTTGTGGATCGTTTCTCATGCTAACCGTCTAATTAACTCACTGAATCAGTTTGAAGATTGCAATTTGATAGAGCTGGATAAGCAGCTCGGGCAAACCGAGATGATTGGACAAGATATATTGAGTAAGCCAAGTTGGCGCTGGAACAACCGCAGCTAA